A single genomic interval of Oreochromis aureus strain Israel breed Guangdong unplaced genomic scaffold, ZZ_aureus HiC_scaffold_59, whole genome shotgun sequence harbors:
- the LOC116311898 gene encoding transient receptor potential cation channel subfamily V member 1-like, producing MGFSHRWDLLFRHMLHREFMDEETRPLSRKFTEWVYGPVHSSLYDMTSIDTNEEDSVLEIIIFGSEIPNHPEMLQIEPLRSLLQDKWERFALKLFLMNFLLYVVYLTIFTAVALYRKDGKEEYVGLLVLPLALAWVNLLYYLRGSKQLGMHGVMMQRMILRDLLHFLSVYCVLLFGFSAAFVALIRDPPEVVSAAQNLTADIQLQGGRLTTSVNKLSYSDVRFTILELFKFTIGMGDLQFTDDVQYKEVYYILLISYIVLTYILLLNMLIALMSNTVERLSNQSENIWNLQRAFTILDMERSLPKPLRHKLLSRSSRMESSRNSMDTRKFFRIVCKSLQSLHVNPHEPMCLFILADMMPDRRFHVVLRQVI from the exons ATGGGCTTCTCGCACCGATGGGACCTG CTGTTTAGGCACATGCTGCATCGAGAATTCATGGATGAGGAGACAAGGCCACTATCCAGGAAGTTTACAGAATGGGTCTACGGACCTGTTCATTCTTCACTTTATGACATGACCTCCATTGACACCAATGAAGAAGACTCTGTGTTAGAGATAATAATTTTTGGGAGTGAGATTCCG AATCATCCTGAGATGCTTCAGATTGAACCACTTCGCAGTCTTCTTCAGGATAAGTGGGAAAGGTTCGCTTTGAAATTATTCTTGATGAATTTCTTGCTTTATGTGGTGTACCTGACCATCTTCACTGCTGTGGCCTTGTACAGAAAGGATGGAAAG GAGGAATACGTTGGACTTCTTGTGCTCCCCTTGGCTCTCGCCTGGGTGAACCTTCTTTACTACCTAAGAGGTTCCAAGCAATTAGGGATGCATGGTGTCATGATGCAAAGA ATGATCTTACGTGACCTGTTGCACTTTTTATCCGTTTACTGTGTCTTGCTTTTTGGATTTTCTGCTG cTTTTGTTGCTCTTATACGTGACCCGCCTGAAGTAGTGTCAGCTGCCCAAAACCTGACAGCTGATATACAGCTACAAGGAGGGAGGTTGACTACTTCTGTAAACAAGCTAAGTTATAGTGACGTTCGTTTTACTATACTGGAACTGTTCAAGTTCACTATTGGAATGGGAGATCTGCAGTTCACGGACGACGTTCAGTACAAAGAAGTTTACTACATCCTGCTCATCTCTTACATAGTTCTCACATACATCCTGCTGCTGAACATGCTGATAGCCCTGATGAGCAACACAGTTGAAAGACTCTCAAACCAAAGCGAAAACATCTGGAACCTGCAG CGGGCCTTTACAATTTTGGACATGGAGAGGTCTCTGCCAAAACCCCTGAGGCATAAGCTGCTTTCCAGATCATCTAGGATGGAGTCTTCCAGAAACAGCATGGACACTCGGAAATttttcag AATTGTCTGCAAATCCCTGCAATCCCTGCATGTGAACCCACATgaacccatgtgcctgttcatcttagccgatatgatgcctgacaggcgCTTCCACgtggtgctgaggcaggttattg